A stretch of the Leishmania donovani BPK282A1 complete genome, chromosome 21 genome encodes the following:
- a CDS encoding hypoxanthine-guanine phosphoribosyltransferase — translation MSNSAKSPSGPVGDEGRRNYPMSAHTLVTQEQVWAATAKCAKKIAEDYRSFKLTTDNPLYLLCVLKGSFIFTADLARFLADEGVPVKVEFICASSYGTGVETSGQVRMLLDVRDSVENRHILIVEDIVDSAITLQYLMRFMLAKKPASLKTVVLLDKPSGRKVEVLVDYPVITIPHAFVIGYGMDYAESYRELRDICVLKKEYYEKPESKV, via the coding sequence ATGAGCAACTCGGCCAAGTCGCCCTCCGGCCCCGTCGGTGATGAGGGGCGGCGCAACTATCCGATGTCAGCCCACACCCTCGTCACACAGGAGCAGGTGTgggccgccacggcgaagTGCGCAAAGAAGATTGCAGAGGACTACAGAAGTTTTAAGTTGACGACCGACAACCCGCTCTACCTGCTGTGCGTGCTCAAGGGCAGCTTCATCTTCACGGCCGACCTTGCCCGCTTTCTCGCCGACGAGGGTGTCCCGGTGAAGGTGGAGTTTATTTGCGCGAGCTCGTACGGCACGGGCGTGGAGACGTCGGGCCAGGTGCGCATGCTCCTCGACGTGCGCGACTCCGTGGAGAATCGCCATATTCTGATTGTCGAGGACATCGTCGACAGCGCCATCACGCTGCAGTATCTGATGCGGTTCATGCTCGCCAAGAAGCCGGCCTCGCTCAagacggtggtgctgctggacaaGCCGTCGGGGCGAAAGGTGGAGGTGCTAGTCGACTACCCCGTCATCACGATCCCGCACGCGTTTGTGATTGGCTACGGCATGGACTACGCCGAGTCGTATCGCGAGCTGCGCGATATCTGCGTGCTCAAGAAGGAGTACTACGAGAAGCCGGAGAGCAAGGTGTAG
- a CDS encoding methionine aminopeptidase 2, putative, which yields MPPKMSAKNKQQPKQQGGNKKGKGSSQDGDDFDAMLAAAVNASKADAAKNHSNNHQGKRSSNGNGTAPASRSLAADEPVVPSSADHPENPYPKTADGYPRQTWPEPTVLVSKQFAPGQFPAGEIVDHPGEMNNFRRSSEEKRALARASEQQVQEMREAAEVHRQVRTWAQSWIKPGLSLMLMTDRIEKKLNELIGKDGILRGQAFPTGCSLNHVAAHYTPNTGDEKVVLAYDDVMKVDFGTHINGRIIDCAWTVAFNPMFDPLLQAVKEATYEGIKQAGIDVRLGDIGAAIEEVMESHEVEINGKVHQVKSIRNLSGHNIAPYIIHSGKSVPIVKGGEQTKMEEGEVFAIETFGSTGRGFVNEDLECSHYMMRPGAEVMQLRSEKAQQLLKHIHKSYSTLAFCRKWLDRDGFDRHLMNLNRLVDEGAVNKYPPLVDVKGSYTAQYEHTIYLGPTAKEILSKGSDY from the coding sequence ATGCCACCAAAGATGTCTGCGAAAAACAAGCAGCAGCCCAAGCAGCAGGGCGGCAACAAGAAGGGCAAAGGCAGCAGCCaggacggcgacgacttTGACGCGAtgctggcggcagccgtgAACGCGTCCAAGGCGGACGCGGCCAAAAACCACAGTAATAACCATCAGGGtaagcgcagcagcaacgggaATGGTACTGCACCGGCCAGTAGGAGCCTCGCCGCGGACGAGCCAGTGGTGCCGAGCTCGGCCGATCACCCGGAGAATCCCTACCCGAAGACGGCGGATGGCTATCCGCGGCAGACGTGGCCGGAGCCGACGGTGCTAGTGTCGAAGCAGTTTGCTCCTGGTCAGTTTCCGGCCGGCGAGATCGTCGACCACCCTGGTGAGATGAACAACTTCCGACGCAGCAGTGAGGAAAAGCGGGCGTTGGCCCGCGCGAgtgagcagcaggtgcaggagatgcgcgaggcggccgaggtgcACCGCCAGGTCCGCACCTGGGCACAGAGCTGGATCAAGCCAGGCCTATCACTGATGCTCATGACCGATCGCATCGAGAAGAAGCTGAATGAGCTGATTGGCAAGGACGGCATCCTTCGGGGACAGGCTTTCCCGACAGGATGCTCGCTGAACCATGTCGCAGCGCACTACACACCCAACACCGGTGACGAAAAGGTCGTTTTGGCGTACGATGATGTCATGAAGGTCGACTTCGGCACCCACATCAATGGCCGCATCATCGACTGCGCCTGGACGGTCGCCTTCAATCCGATGTTCgacccgctgctgcaggccgTGAAAGAGGCGACGTACGAGGGCATCAAGCAGGCGGGCATTGACGTCCGTCTCGGCGacatcggcgccgccatcgaggAAGTGATGGAGTCGCACGAGGTGGAGATCAACGGCAAGGTGCACCAGGTAAAGAGCATCCGCAACTTGTCCGGCCACAACATTGCCCCCTACATCATCCATAGCGGCAAGAGTGTGCCCATCGTGAAAGGCGGCGAGCAGAcgaagatggaggagggggaggtgttTGCCATCGAGACCTTCGGCTCCACTGGACGCGGCTTCGTGAACGAGGATTTGGAGTGCTCCCACTACATGATGCGGCCCGGCGCAGAGGTGATGCAGTTGCGCTcggagaaggcgcagcagctgctgaagcacaTCCACAAGTCGTACAGCACGTTAGCGTTCTGCCGCAAATGGCTCGACCGCGACGGCTTCGATCGTCACCTCATGAACCTGAACCGCCTGGTCGATGAGGGCGCCGTGAACAAGTACCCGCCGCTGGTGGACGTCAAGGGCAGCTATACAGCTCAATATGAACACACGATCTACCTCGGCCCAACCGCGAAGGAGATTCTTTCCAAGGGAAGCGACTACTAG